One Pseudomonadota bacterium genomic window, GATCCGGATGTTGATATCACCATATTTTATATGGATATAAGAACCCAGGGTAAAGGCTTTGAAAGTTTCTATGAAAGAGCAAAAACCAAATTTGGCATTAAATTTGTAAGAAGCCGTCTGGCCTCAATGGAAAGAATACATGAGTCTGAAAACCTCTTGTTTAAGTTTGTTACAGAAGACGGTAAACATCATACAGAAGAATTTGATATGGCTGTTTTATCTGTTGGGCTTGAGCCTTCAAGAACAGCAAAAGAATTAGCTGATACATTAGGCGTTAAGCTTAATAAAGAAGGTTTCTGTCAAACCAATGAGTTTTCTCCCATAAGCACCAACCGGGAAGGGATCTTTGTTGCCGGCGCCTTTCAGTCACCCAAGGATATCCCGGAAAGCGTTATCCAGGCGAGCGGATCGGTTGCATTGGCATCCGGGCTTTTATCGGAAGTCCGGGGCACGCTGGTTGAGGAAAAAGAATGTGTTGCCGAAACTGATTTAACCGGAGAAGACCCGCGCATAGGGGTTTTTGTCTGCCACTGCGGAGTTAATATTGCAGGGGTTGCCGATGTAAAAAAAATAAGGGAATATGTAGAGACTTTGCCCGATGTAGTATATGCCGAGCAATCCATGTATGCCTGTTCCAAGGACAACCAGGATAAAATAAAACAAATAATAAAAGAACATAATCTAAACCGGGTGGTAGTGGCAGCCTGCACTCCACGTACTCATGAGCCTCTTTTCCAGGAGACCATAAGAGAGGCCGGATTGAACCGCTGTCTTTTTGAAATGGCCAATATCCGTGACCATTGTTCCTGGGTACATGCCAATGAACCCCGGTTGGCAACTGAAAAAGCCATTGATTTGTTAAGGATGGGAGTAGCTAAAGCAAGGCTGTTATCTCCTTTAAAAGAAGAGTCTGTTCCTGTAACACCAAAGGCTCTGGTAATCGGAGGAGGATTGTCCGGAATGACGGCGGCACTTTCTATAGCCGATCAGGGATTGGATTGCGTATTGCTGGAAAAAAACAAATCGCTTGGCGGCAATCTGCAAGGAATTTTCTATACTTTAAGTGATAATGACCCACAGAAACTGTTAAGAGATACCATTGAAAAAGTTACAAACCATTTAAAGATAAAAGTTTTTACTGAAACGGATATAAAGGAAGTAACAGGCTATATCGGCAATTTTTTAACCAGGTTTTCTGCCGGGGAAAAGGAACAAACAATTTCTCACGGTGTAATTATTGTGGCTACCGGGGCTTATGAATATGAGCCGAAGGAATATCTATACGGAGACAACGAAAGTGTAATCACACAGCACAGCCTGGAAGAAAAACTGGCCTCAAGAAATTTCAGTTCTGATGAACTTAAAGATGTTGTAATGATTCAATGCGTTGGTTCAAGAACAAAAGAAAGACCTTATTGCAGTAAAATATGTTGCAGTCAGGCTATAAAAAATGCCCTGAAAATTAAGTCGATAAAACCTAATTCCAATGTTTATATTCTTTATAAAGATATTCGGGCATATGGTTTCCGCGAAGAGTATTACAGAAAGGCCAGAAACGAAGGTATAATTTTTATCAGATATGATGACGACAATCTGCCGGTTGTAAAAGAAGAAAACGGCGAGTTAAGAGTTGAGGTTTTTGATCCTATATTAGGAGAAAATATCTTAATCTCTCCTTCCCTCCTGGCTTTGAGTGCGGGAGTGGTTCCGGGAGACAATGAAAGTATTTCGAAATTACTAAAAGTTCCTTTAAATGTCGAAGGTTTTTTCCTGGAAGCCCATGTAAAGCTTCGTCCGGTTGATTTTCCGACCGATGGAATTTTTGTAGCAGGCCTTGCTCACTCTCCCAAGCCTATAGACGAGACTATTGCTCAGGCTCAGGCAGCGGCAGCCCGTGCGGCAATCCCGTTAACCAGGGGCTATGTAATGGTTGAGCCTGTTGTAAGTATTGTTGATTCCCAAAAATGCTTTGGCTGCGGAATATGTGAATATTTATGTCCATATGGTTCGATCAAGGTGACATCTGTTGAAGGTGAAGATAAGGCTCAAAGTATTTCAGCATCCTGTAAGGGTTGTGGTATTTGTGCTTCCAAGTGTCCCAGGCAGGCAATCACTATGGGAAGGTTTACAAATGAACAGATCATCGCTCAGATTGATGCGTTTTCTTTAGCAACGAGTGATGTGTAGAGAGGTTTATATATGAGTTTTGAACCGAAGATTCTCGGTATTTTATGTAACTGGTGTGCTTATGCCGGAGGTGATCTGGCAGGA contains:
- a CDS encoding CoB--CoM heterodisulfide reductase iron-sulfur subunit A family protein, producing the protein MSSNIEKIGAVMVVGGGITGIQASLDLAEQGYMVYLIENSPAIGGAMAQLDKTFPTLDCAMUILSPKLVESGRYSNIKIIANAKVEALTGQAGNFNVTVLKRPRYIDEDLCTACGTCVSYCPVEMPDSYNENLVNNKCLYIPYPQAVPASYVIDPKYCLFQTKNECRQCEQACKDLKAIKLNQQEEHIDIQVGSIILAIGFDEFDARRKKAYGYGEYPNVVTSIELERMLSASGPFLGKITRLSDRKHPKKIAFLQCVGSRDVETNSYCSSVCCTYAVKEAMVAKEHDPDVDITIFYMDIRTQGKGFESFYERAKTKFGIKFVRSRLASMERIHESENLLFKFVTEDGKHHTEEFDMAVLSVGLEPSRTAKELADTLGVKLNKEGFCQTNEFSPISTNREGIFVAGAFQSPKDIPESVIQASGSVALASGLLSEVRGTLVEEKECVAETDLTGEDPRIGVFVCHCGVNIAGVADVKKIREYVETLPDVVYAEQSMYACSKDNQDKIKQIIKEHNLNRVVVAACTPRTHEPLFQETIREAGLNRCLFEMANIRDHCSWVHANEPRLATEKAIDLLRMGVAKARLLSPLKEESVPVTPKALVIGGGLSGMTAALSIADQGLDCVLLEKNKSLGGNLQGIFYTLSDNDPQKLLRDTIEKVTNHLKIKVFTETDIKEVTGYIGNFLTRFSAGEKEQTISHGVIIVATGAYEYEPKEYLYGDNESVITQHSLEEKLASRNFSSDELKDVVMIQCVGSRTKERPYCSKICCSQAIKNALKIKSIKPNSNVYILYKDIRAYGFREEYYRKARNEGIIFIRYDDDNLPVVKEENGELRVEVFDPILGENILISPSLLALSAGVVPGDNESISKLLKVPLNVEGFFLEAHVKLRPVDFPTDGIFVAGLAHSPKPIDETIAQAQAAAARAAIPLTRGYVMVEPVVSIVDSQKCFGCGICEYLCPYGSIKVTSVEGEDKAQSISASCKGCGICASKCPRQAITMGRFTNEQIIAQIDAFSLATSDV